One segment of Thermincola ferriacetica DNA contains the following:
- a CDS encoding energy-coupling factor ABC transporter substrate-binding protein has product MKRNVLLLLLVVALVIIPFVINKDAEFGGADGKAEKVITEIQPDYKPWFSSVWEPPSGEIESLLFALQAAFGAGFIGYYIGYVRGKKAGTEKVKC; this is encoded by the coding sequence ATGAAGAGGAATGTTCTACTGTTATTGTTGGTAGTTGCGTTAGTTATTATACCTTTTGTTATAAATAAGGATGCGGAATTTGGCGGCGCTGACGGAAAAGCGGAGAAGGTTATTACTGAAATTCAACCCGATTACAAACCCTGGTTTTCCTCGGTATGGGAACCACCCAGCGGAGAAATTGAAAGCTTGCTCTTTGCTTTGCAGGCTGCGTTTGGCGCCGGATTTATAGGATATTATATAGGTTATGTGCGGGGTAAAAAAGCCGGGACGGAGAAGGTAAAATGTTAA